Proteins from a genomic interval of Ferrovibrio terrae:
- a CDS encoding glutathione peroxidase: protein MPSMRRRLVGTIASLPLIAAALVALGPFGSNVQAQQMSKRGGATGMTAHDFELTGIDGTPMPLKQYKGKVVLLVNTASQCGFTPQYADLEKVYKQYRQRGLVVLGVPSNDFGGQEPGTAAQIKEFCEVNFDIDFPLTEKQAVKGPQAHPLYRWIAAELGEDALPKWNFHKYLIGADGRLIEGFATPVKPTDAKVTTAIEIALLKAKAGA, encoded by the coding sequence ATGCCCTCGATGCGGCGCCGGCTGGTCGGGACGATCGCTTCCCTGCCGCTGATCGCCGCCGCCCTGGTGGCGCTCGGCCCCTTCGGCAGCAACGTGCAGGCCCAGCAGATGAGCAAACGGGGAGGCGCCACCGGCATGACCGCGCATGATTTCGAACTGACCGGGATCGACGGCACGCCGATGCCGCTGAAGCAGTACAAGGGCAAGGTGGTGCTGCTGGTCAACACCGCCTCGCAATGCGGCTTCACCCCGCAATATGCCGACCTGGAAAAGGTCTATAAACAGTATCGCCAGCGCGGCCTGGTCGTGCTCGGCGTGCCGTCGAACGATTTCGGCGGCCAGGAGCCGGGCACCGCGGCGCAGATCAAGGAATTCTGCGAGGTGAATTTCGACATCGATTTCCCGCTCACTGAGAAGCAGGCCGTGAAGGGTCCGCAGGCGCATCCGCTCTACCGCTGGATTGCCGCCGAACTGGGCGAGGACGCGCTGCCGAAATGGAATTTCCACAAATACCTGATCGGCGCCGACGGCCGGCTGATCGAGGGCTTTGCCACGCCGGTGAAACCGACGGATGCCAAGGTCACCACCGCCATCGAAATAGCCCTGCTCAAGGCGAAGGCCGGGGCTTGA
- a CDS encoding EAL domain-containing protein produces MPTLLTFAALSLIALVAGVSLTRLVPGLAQQHPGILALGLLMTFWAAREILLRRKVQKRLLAEIEDLAEEVLRLRDQEAVPTMIEVAPDAVQTRPHLVATDTPPANEPRLTVPDPLRAAVPQDDGTLLDAVRDALNNNRVELHVQPIVTLPQRRIRFFELLARPRDADGKSYPAAACLQALDAAGLRAEFDALMLLRGVQMVRKLEQRAKDVGFFLNLSPDMLAQIETFNPLYDFLTREREHAANIVLEFSYDGVRDLDRNGLYRLGQLSALGFALSFDGIGRLDLDYPAMAKLGVRFLKFNADCFTDPAVVSRASVDPADLAEICRRHNLLPVLAKVEKESELLKLAELNFPFGQGLLFGPPKMAKAA; encoded by the coding sequence ATGCCGACCCTGCTCACCTTCGCCGCGCTGTCGCTGATCGCACTGGTCGCCGGTGTGTCACTGACCCGGCTGGTGCCGGGCCTGGCGCAGCAGCATCCCGGCATCCTGGCGCTCGGCCTGCTGATGACCTTCTGGGCGGCGCGTGAGATTCTGCTGCGCCGCAAGGTGCAGAAGCGTCTGCTTGCTGAAATCGAGGACCTGGCCGAGGAAGTGCTGCGCCTGCGCGACCAGGAAGCCGTGCCGACCATGATTGAGGTGGCGCCCGACGCGGTGCAGACCCGTCCGCATCTGGTGGCCACGGATACGCCGCCGGCCAACGAACCGCGCCTGACCGTGCCCGACCCGCTGCGCGCCGCCGTGCCGCAGGATGACGGCACCCTGCTGGATGCCGTACGCGATGCGCTGAACAACAACCGCGTCGAGCTGCATGTGCAGCCGATCGTCACCCTGCCGCAGCGCCGTATCCGCTTCTTCGAGCTGCTGGCCCGCCCGCGCGATGCCGACGGCAAGTCCTATCCTGCCGCCGCCTGTCTGCAGGCGCTGGATGCCGCCGGCCTGCGCGCCGAATTCGACGCGCTGATGCTGCTGCGCGGCGTGCAGATGGTGCGCAAGCTGGAGCAGCGCGCCAAGGATGTCGGCTTCTTCCTCAACCTGTCGCCCGACATGCTGGCGCAGATCGAGACCTTCAATCCGCTCTACGATTTCCTCACCCGCGAACGCGAGCATGCCGCCAATATCGTGCTGGAATTCAGCTATGACGGCGTGCGCGACCTCGACCGCAACGGCCTCTATCGTCTGGGCCAGTTGTCGGCACTGGGCTTCGCGCTGTCCTTCGACGGCATCGGCCGTCTCGACCTTGATTACCCCGCGATGGCCAAGCTCGGCGTGCGCTTCCTGAAATTCAACGCCGACTGCTTCACCGATCCGGCCGTGGTGTCCAGGGCTTCGGTCGATCCCGCCGATCTGGCCGAGATCTGCCGCCGTCACAACCTGCTGCCGGTGCTGGCCAAGGTGGAGAAGGAAAGCGAGCTGCTGAAGCTCGCCGAGCTGAATTTCCCGTTCGGTCAGGGTCTGCTGTTCGGCCCGCCGAAGATGGCAAAAGCGGCCTAA
- a CDS encoding bifunctional riboflavin kinase/FAD synthetase, producing the protein MRLLRSSASFPPALRGAVAAIGNFDGVHLGHRALINAVHAEADKAAERAGEARARAVITFEPHPRRFFVPSSPSFRLDALDTKARILGDLGINATLAMPFDAALAAQSPQDFVDHILARDLGLSHVVVGYDFTFGKARVGNTDLLRELGAKHRIGVTVVTPQGDGEVFSSTRVRHLLEAGDVTAANRILGRPWEIVGVVEHGDKRGRELGYPTANVALTDFQVPKFGIYAVRCVLDGEVHDGVASLGVRPTFDQTDVKLEVYLFDFSGDLYERRLRVEFHAFLRPELKYEGPEPLKRQIAADVEAAKAVLAAS; encoded by the coding sequence ATGCGTCTTTTGCGTTCCAGCGCCAGTTTTCCGCCGGCACTTCGCGGTGCCGTGGCGGCCATCGGTAATTTCGACGGCGTGCATCTGGGCCATCGCGCCCTGATCAATGCCGTGCACGCCGAGGCCGACAAGGCGGCTGAGCGTGCCGGGGAAGCCCGGGCGCGCGCCGTCATCACCTTCGAGCCGCATCCGCGCCGCTTCTTCGTGCCGTCTTCTCCGTCCTTCCGGCTCGATGCACTGGACACCAAGGCGCGCATCCTGGGCGATCTCGGCATCAATGCCACGCTGGCGATGCCCTTCGATGCGGCACTTGCGGCGCAGTCGCCGCAGGATTTCGTCGACCATATCCTCGCCCGCGACCTGGGGCTCAGCCATGTGGTGGTCGGCTACGACTTCACCTTCGGCAAGGCGCGCGTCGGCAATACCGACCTGCTGCGCGAACTGGGCGCGAAGCACAGGATCGGCGTGACCGTCGTGACGCCACAGGGTGACGGTGAAGTGTTCTCGTCCACACGCGTGCGGCATTTGCTCGAAGCTGGTGACGTGACGGCCGCCAACCGAATTCTCGGCCGGCCGTGGGAAATCGTCGGCGTCGTCGAGCACGGCGACAAGCGCGGTCGCGAGCTGGGTTATCCCACTGCCAACGTGGCCCTGACCGATTTCCAGGTGCCGAAATTCGGCATCTATGCCGTGCGCTGCGTGCTGGATGGCGAAGTGCATGACGGCGTGGCCAGCCTCGGCGTCCGGCCGACATTCGACCAGACCGATGTGAAGCTGGAAGTCTATCTGTTCGATTTCAGCGGCGATCTGTATGAGCGCCGCCTGCGGGTCGAATTCCATGCCTTCCTGCGGCCGGAACTGAAATACGAAGGGCCCGAGCCGCTGAAGCGCCAGATTGCCGCCGATGTTGAGGCGGCGAAGGCCGTTTTGGCAGCTTCCTGA
- a CDS encoding MaoC family dehydratase produces MTYQALHGYYLEDLQVGMTAEFAKTVSEADIVAFADVSGDTNPVHMDEAFAAATPFKGRIAHGMLGASLISTVLGTRLPGPGCIYVSQDLRFKAPVRIGDTVVARVTVTEIVAEKRRVTFACECRVGDTVVIDGVATMMVSRKAR; encoded by the coding sequence ATGACCTATCAGGCCTTGCACGGCTATTACCTGGAAGACCTGCAGGTCGGCATGACGGCAGAGTTTGCCAAGACGGTGAGCGAAGCCGATATCGTCGCCTTCGCGGATGTCTCTGGCGACACCAATCCGGTGCATATGGATGAAGCCTTTGCCGCCGCGACTCCCTTCAAGGGCCGCATCGCCCACGGCATGCTGGGCGCCAGCCTGATCAGCACGGTGCTGGGCACCAGGCTGCCGGGTCCCGGCTGCATCTATGTCTCGCAGGACCTGCGCTTCAAGGCGCCGGTTCGCATCGGCGACACCGTGGTGGCCAGGGTCACGGTGACCGAAATCGTGGCCGAGAAGCGCCGCGTGACCTTTGCCTGCGAATGCCGGGTCGGTGATACTGTGGTGATCGACGGCGTCGCCACCATGATGGTCTCCCGCAAGGCCAGGTGA
- the ileS gene encoding isoleucine--tRNA ligase, which produces MTTDYRSTVFLPTTDFPMKAGLPAKEPEILARWEKIGLYEKLRADSKGRELFVLHDGPPYANGNLHIGHALNKILKDVINRSRQMMGFDANYVPGWDCHGLPIEWKIEEKYRAAGKNKDEVPIDEFRKECRDFADHWIGVQREEFKRLGVIGDWKKPYTTMSFAAEAQIVREIQKFLMNGGLFKGSKPVMWSIVERTALAEAEVEYHEHTSSTIFVKFPVVKTVAKAAEGASVVIWTTTPWTMPGNRAIAAAKDAEYVRLRVDAVGEKTLAKVGDEVIIAKDLIESVSKACAIEGSSVLATLKGTDLAGTICAHPLRGQGYEYDVPVLFGDFVTLDAGTGFVHIAPGHGADDYNLGTANGIEVPHTVDADGSYFRHVPIFGGDRPARVLDDSGKEGDANGRVIATLIEANGLLGKGRLRHQYPHSWRSKAPLIFRNTPQWFISMTTNDLRKKALAAIDATEFYPAGGRNRLYSMIEQRPDWVISRQRAWGVPIAIFENRETGELLRDEEVNERIVEACLKGGADAWFTAQPADFLGNKYTPSDWKMVTDILDVWFDSGSTHSFVLEQRPDLKWPASLYLEGSDQHRGWFHSSLLESCGTRGRAPYDAVLTHGFTLDEKGRKMSKSLGNTTEPQDVIKQSGADILRLWVVSSDYSDDLSVGKTIIQAQSDAYRRLRNTLRYLLGNLAGFQEAERLPHAQMPELERWVLHRLAELGTIVRESCEQYDFHRMYVALYNFCAVDLSGFYFDIRKDALYCDAPGSIRRRAARTVLDHLFDCLVKWLAPFISFTAEEVWLTRYPSEDGSVHRELFPTIPAEWLDAALGAKWERVRRVRRAVTGALEIERAEKRIGASLQAGPTVYVVPEDKAALDGIDFAEICITSSINVQVGDGPADAFRTDDAKGVAVVPQQASGIKCERCWQVLEEVGHVPGHDDLCKRCVEAVSV; this is translated from the coding sequence ATGACCACCGACTACCGTTCCACCGTTTTCCTGCCGACGACCGATTTCCCGATGAAGGCCGGCCTGCCGGCCAAGGAGCCGGAAATCCTCGCCCGCTGGGAGAAGATCGGCCTCTACGAAAAGCTGCGGGCTGATTCCAAGGGCCGCGAGCTGTTCGTGCTGCATGACGGCCCGCCCTATGCCAACGGCAACCTGCATATCGGCCACGCGCTGAACAAGATCCTCAAGGACGTGATCAACCGCTCGCGGCAGATGATGGGCTTCGATGCCAATTACGTGCCGGGCTGGGACTGCCATGGCCTGCCGATCGAATGGAAGATCGAAGAGAAATACCGCGCCGCCGGCAAGAACAAGGATGAAGTGCCGATCGACGAGTTCCGCAAGGAATGCCGCGATTTCGCCGATCACTGGATCGGCGTGCAGCGCGAGGAATTCAAGCGCCTCGGCGTGATCGGCGACTGGAAGAAGCCTTACACGACCATGAGCTTCGCGGCCGAAGCCCAGATCGTGCGCGAGATCCAGAAATTCCTGATGAACGGCGGCCTGTTCAAGGGCTCGAAGCCGGTGATGTGGTCGATCGTCGAACGCACCGCGCTGGCGGAAGCCGAGGTCGAGTATCACGAGCATACCTCGTCCACCATCTTCGTGAAATTCCCGGTGGTGAAGACCGTTGCGAAGGCCGCCGAAGGTGCGTCCGTCGTGATCTGGACCACCACGCCCTGGACCATGCCGGGCAACCGCGCGATTGCCGCTGCCAAGGACGCCGAGTATGTGCGACTGCGCGTCGATGCCGTCGGCGAGAAGACACTGGCCAAGGTCGGCGATGAGGTGATCATCGCGAAAGACCTGATCGAGAGCGTGAGCAAGGCCTGCGCCATCGAAGGCAGCAGCGTGCTGGCCACGCTGAAGGGTACCGATCTTGCCGGCACCATCTGCGCGCATCCGCTGCGCGGCCAGGGCTATGAGTATGACGTGCCGGTGCTGTTTGGCGATTTCGTCACGCTGGATGCCGGCACCGGCTTTGTGCATATCGCGCCGGGCCATGGCGCCGACGACTACAATCTCGGCACCGCCAACGGCATCGAAGTACCGCATACGGTCGACGCCGATGGCAGCTACTTCCGCCATGTGCCGATCTTCGGTGGCGACAGGCCGGCCCGCGTGCTGGACGATTCCGGCAAAGAGGGTGACGCCAATGGCCGTGTGATCGCCACGCTGATCGAGGCCAACGGCCTGCTCGGCAAGGGCCGCCTGCGCCACCAGTATCCGCATTCCTGGCGTTCCAAGGCGCCGCTGATCTTCCGCAACACCCCGCAGTGGTTCATCTCGATGACCACCAACGACCTGCGCAAGAAGGCGCTGGCCGCCATCGACGCCACCGAGTTCTATCCGGCCGGCGGCCGCAATCGCCTGTATTCGATGATCGAGCAGCGCCCGGACTGGGTGATCAGCCGTCAGCGTGCCTGGGGCGTACCGATCGCGATCTTCGAGAACAGGGAAACCGGCGAGCTGCTGCGCGACGAGGAAGTGAACGAGCGTATCGTGGAAGCCTGCCTGAAGGGCGGCGCCGATGCCTGGTTCACCGCCCAGCCGGCCGACTTCCTCGGCAACAAATACACGCCGTCCGACTGGAAGATGGTGACCGACATTCTCGATGTCTGGTTCGATTCCGGTTCGACGCACAGCTTCGTGCTCGAGCAGCGCCCTGACCTGAAATGGCCGGCCTCGCTGTACCTCGAAGGCTCCGACCAGCATCGCGGCTGGTTCCATTCTTCGCTGCTGGAAAGTTGCGGCACGCGCGGCCGCGCGCCGTATGACGCCGTGCTGACGCATGGTTTCACGCTGGACGAGAAGGGCCGCAAGATGTCCAAGTCGCTCGGCAATACGACCGAGCCGCAGGATGTGATCAAGCAGTCGGGCGCCGATATCCTGCGCCTCTGGGTGGTGTCGTCGGACTATTCCGACGATCTCAGCGTCGGCAAGACCATCATCCAGGCGCAGTCGGACGCCTATCGCCGCCTGCGTAACACGCTGCGCTACCTGCTCGGCAATCTCGCCGGCTTCCAGGAGGCCGAGCGCCTGCCGCATGCGCAGATGCCGGAACTGGAGCGCTGGGTGCTGCATCGCCTGGCCGAGCTGGGCACCATCGTGCGCGAAAGCTGCGAGCAGTATGATTTCCACCGCATGTATGTGGCGCTCTACAATTTCTGCGCCGTCGATCTCTCGGGCTTCTATTTCGACATCCGCAAGGATGCGCTCTATTGCGACGCGCCGGGCAGCATCCGCCGCCGTGCCGCGCGCACCGTGCTGGATCACCTGTTCGACTGCCTGGTGAAGTGGCTCGCCCCCTTCATCAGTTTCACGGCCGAAGAAGTCTGGCTGACGCGCTATCCATCGGAAGACGGCAGCGTGCATCGTGAACTGTTCCCGACCATCCCGGCCGAATGGCTGGATGCGGCGCTCGGCGCCAAGTGGGAGCGGGTGCGCCGCGTGCGCCGCGCCGTCACCGGCGCGCTGGAAATCGAACGCGCCGAGAAGCGTATCGGCGCCAGCCTGCAGGCCGGTCCGACCGTCTATGTCGTGCCGGAAGACAAAGCGGCGCTGGACGGCATCGATTTCGCCGAGATCTGTATCACGTCGAGCATCAACGTGCAGGTGGGTGACGGCCCGGCCGACGCCTTCCGCACCGATGACGCCAAGGGCGTGGCGGTGGTGCCGCAGCAGGCCTCGGGGATCAAATGCGAGCGCTGCTGGCAGGTGCTGGAAGAAGTCGGGCATGTGCCCGGCCATGACGACCTGTGCAAGCGCTGCGTTGAAGCGGTGAGCGTATGA
- a CDS encoding HAD-IIB family hydrolase: MADIRALSTFSTQNRSQIRYVLTDIDDTLTTHGRLPAAAYAALERLEAAGFRVIPITGRPAGWCDLIARFWPVDAIVGENGALYMRYDRQAKKMTRRFFQTEAERAAARAKLTALSETILREVPGTALASDQQYRECDLAVDFCEDVPPLPQAAIDRIVALFEAAGATAKVSSIHVNGWFGHWDKLSMTRVLFEECYGLDLDAVRDQVVFAGDSPNDAPMFGYFPYSVGVANVRPFLDRIAAKPAFIADGEGGSGFVELADALIAART; encoded by the coding sequence ATGGCCGATATCCGTGCCCTGAGCACCTTTTCCACACAGAACCGCAGCCAGATCCGCTACGTCCTGACCGATATCGACGACACGCTGACCACGCATGGTCGCCTGCCGGCGGCGGCCTATGCGGCGCTGGAGCGGCTGGAGGCCGCCGGCTTCAGGGTCATTCCCATCACGGGGCGGCCGGCCGGCTGGTGCGACCTGATCGCGCGATTCTGGCCGGTGGATGCCATCGTCGGTGAGAATGGCGCGCTCTACATGCGCTACGATCGCCAGGCGAAGAAAATGACGCGGCGTTTTTTCCAGACCGAGGCCGAGCGGGCCGCTGCGCGGGCCAAACTGACGGCTTTGTCGGAAACCATCCTGCGCGAGGTGCCGGGTACGGCGCTGGCCTCTGATCAGCAGTATCGCGAATGCGATCTCGCGGTCGACTTCTGCGAGGACGTGCCGCCGCTGCCGCAGGCCGCGATCGACAGGATCGTCGCGCTGTTCGAAGCGGCCGGCGCCACCGCCAAAGTCAGTTCGATTCATGTCAACGGCTGGTTCGGCCATTGGGACAAGCTCTCCATGACGCGCGTGCTGTTCGAGGAATGTTACGGGCTGGATCTGGACGCCGTGCGTGACCAGGTGGTGTTCGCCGGCGACAGCCCGAACGACGCCCCGATGTTCGGCTATTTCCCTTACAGCGTGGGCGTGGCGAATGTGCGGCCGTTCCTGGACCGCATCGCGGCCAAACCGGCCTTTATCGCCGATGGCGAAGGCGGCAGCGGCTTTGTCGAACTGGCCGACGCGCTGATCGCGGCGAGGACTTAG